One Thauera sp. K11 DNA window includes the following coding sequences:
- the acs gene encoding acetate--CoA ligase, whose translation MSNEQVRFYNPSEEVVKNAAVSGMDGYRALCKEAEDDYEGYWGRRAKELLDWKVPFTEVLDESNAPFFKWFADGKLNVSYNCLDRNVANGLGDKVALIFEADNGEVTRVTYKDLLGRVCRFANALRGMGVKKGDRVVIYLPMSIEGVVAMQACARIGATHSIVFGGFSAHALRDRIEDAGAVAVITSDGQFRGGKALPLKPIADEALSLGGCDTVRNVIVVKRTGGECNIVAGRDSWFHDVVAGQSDDCEPEWVEAEHPLFILYTSGSTGKPKGVQHSSAGYLLQAVLSMKYTFDIRPDDIFWCTADIGWVTGHTYITYGPLASGSTEIVFEGVPTYPDAGRFWKMIQDHKVTIFYTAPTAIRSLIKAADNNPAVHPTKYDLSSLRLLGSVGEPINPAAWEWYHENVGGGRCPIVDTFWQTETGAHMITPMPGATPLVPGSCTLPFPGIQAAVVDETGTEVPWGQGGILVVKKPWPAMIRTIWGDPDRFVKSYYPADFQGRLYLAGDGAIRDKDTGYFTITGRIDDVLNVSGHRMGTMEIESALVAHEKVAEAAVVGRPDDLTGEAIVAFVVLKGPRPTGDAATAMVKELQNWVGQEIGPIAKPKDIRFGENLPKTRSGKIMRRLLRQLAKGEEILQDTSTLENPAILEQLKG comes from the coding sequence ATGTCCAACGAGCAAGTCCGTTTTTACAACCCCTCGGAAGAAGTGGTGAAGAATGCCGCGGTTTCGGGCATGGATGGTTATCGCGCGCTGTGCAAGGAAGCCGAGGACGACTACGAAGGCTACTGGGGGCGCCGTGCCAAGGAATTGCTGGACTGGAAGGTGCCGTTCACCGAGGTGCTGGATGAAAGCAACGCGCCGTTCTTCAAGTGGTTTGCCGACGGCAAGCTGAACGTCTCCTACAATTGCCTCGACCGCAACGTCGCCAACGGCCTGGGCGACAAGGTCGCGCTGATCTTCGAGGCCGACAACGGCGAAGTCACCAGGGTCACGTACAAGGATCTGCTGGGCCGCGTCTGCCGGTTCGCCAATGCGCTGCGCGGCATGGGCGTCAAGAAGGGCGACCGCGTCGTCATCTACCTGCCGATGTCGATCGAGGGCGTGGTGGCCATGCAGGCATGCGCCCGCATCGGCGCGACCCACTCCATCGTGTTCGGCGGCTTCTCCGCGCACGCCCTGCGCGACCGCATCGAAGATGCCGGCGCCGTCGCGGTGATCACCTCCGACGGCCAGTTCCGCGGCGGCAAGGCCCTGCCGCTGAAGCCGATCGCCGACGAGGCGCTGTCGCTGGGCGGCTGCGACACGGTCAGGAACGTGATCGTCGTCAAGCGCACGGGCGGCGAATGCAATATCGTCGCCGGGCGCGATAGCTGGTTCCACGACGTCGTCGCCGGCCAGTCCGACGACTGCGAGCCGGAGTGGGTCGAGGCCGAGCACCCGCTGTTCATCCTCTACACCTCGGGTTCGACCGGCAAGCCGAAGGGCGTGCAGCACTCGTCCGCCGGCTACCTGCTGCAGGCTGTGCTGTCGATGAAGTACACCTTCGACATCAGGCCGGACGACATCTTCTGGTGCACCGCCGACATCGGCTGGGTCACCGGCCACACCTACATCACCTACGGCCCGCTCGCCAGCGGCTCGACCGAGATCGTCTTCGAAGGCGTGCCCACCTATCCGGACGCCGGCCGCTTCTGGAAGATGATCCAGGACCACAAGGTCACCATCTTCTACACCGCGCCGACCGCGATCCGCTCGCTGATCAAGGCGGCCGACAACAATCCCGCGGTCCATCCGACCAAGTACGACCTCTCCAGCCTGCGCCTGCTCGGCTCGGTGGGCGAACCGATCAACCCGGCGGCCTGGGAGTGGTACCACGAGAACGTCGGCGGCGGACGCTGCCCCATCGTGGACACCTTCTGGCAGACCGAGACCGGCGCGCACATGATCACGCCGATGCCGGGCGCCACGCCGCTGGTGCCGGGCTCCTGCACGCTGCCTTTCCCGGGCATCCAGGCCGCGGTGGTCGACGAGACCGGTACCGAAGTGCCGTGGGGCCAGGGCGGCATCCTGGTGGTGAAGAAGCCGTGGCCGGCGATGATCCGCACGATCTGGGGTGATCCGGACCGTTTCGTGAAGTCCTACTACCCGGCCGATTTCCAGGGCAGGCTCTATCTGGCCGGCGACGGCGCGATCCGTGACAAGGACACCGGCTACTTCACCATCACCGGCCGTATCGACGATGTGCTGAACGTCTCCGGCCACCGCATGGGCACGATGGAGATCGAGTCCGCCCTGGTGGCCCACGAGAAGGTGGCCGAGGCGGCGGTGGTGGGCCGGCCGGACGACCTGACCGGCGAGGCGATCGTGGCCTTCGTGGTGCTGAAGGGCCCGCGTCCGACCGGCGACGCGGCCACGGCCATGGTCAAGGAACTGCAGAACTGGGTGGGCCAGGAGATCGGGCCGATCGCCAAGCCGAAAGACATCCGCTTCGGCGAGAACCTGCCCAAGACGCGTTCCGGCAAGATCATGCGTCGCCTGCTGCGCCAGTTGGCCAAGGGCGAGGAGATCCTGCAGGACACCTCGACGCTGGAGAACCCGGCCATCCTCGAGCAGCTCAAGGGCTGA
- a CDS encoding fumarate hydratase, protein MTIICEEDLIQSVADAFQYISYYHPLDYIKALGEAWEREESPAAKDAIAQILTNSRMSAEGHRPICQDTGIAVVFLKVGMDVQWDAKMSVQEMVNEGVRRAYNHPDNKLRASVLLDPAGKRANSKDNTPAVVHYEIVPGDHVEVICAAKGGGSENKSKMVMLNPSDSIVDWVLKTVPTMGAGWCPPGILGIGIGGTPEKAMLLAKEALMAPVDIHELRDKAASGAALTRVEALRLELMEKVNALGIGAQGLGGLTTVLDVKIMDYPTHAASLPVAMIPNCAATRHVHFHLDGSGPARLDTPKLEDWPQVTWKPDTNVATRVDLDTLTKEEVASWKPGQTLLLNGKMLTGRDAAHKRIQDMLAKGEKLPVDFTNRVIYYVGPVDPVRDEVVGPAGPTTATRMDKFTRMMLEQTGLISMIGKSERGPVAIEAIRDNRSAYLMAVGGAAYLVSKAIKEAKVVGFADLGMEAIYEFTVRDMPVTVAVDSSGTSVHDTGPKEWQARIGKIPVAIA, encoded by the coding sequence ATGACCATCATTTGCGAAGAAGACCTCATCCAGTCCGTGGCGGATGCCTTCCAGTACATCAGCTACTACCATCCGCTCGACTACATCAAGGCACTGGGCGAAGCCTGGGAGCGCGAGGAAAGCCCGGCAGCGAAGGACGCCATCGCCCAGATCCTGACCAACTCGCGCATGTCGGCCGAAGGCCACCGGCCCATCTGTCAGGACACGGGGATCGCGGTCGTGTTCCTCAAGGTGGGCATGGACGTGCAGTGGGACGCGAAGATGAGCGTTCAGGAAATGGTCAATGAAGGCGTGCGCCGCGCGTACAACCACCCCGACAACAAGCTGCGCGCCTCGGTGCTGCTCGACCCCGCCGGCAAGCGCGCCAACAGCAAGGACAACACCCCCGCCGTCGTGCATTACGAGATCGTGCCGGGCGACCACGTCGAGGTGATCTGTGCGGCCAAGGGCGGCGGCTCGGAGAACAAGTCCAAGATGGTCATGCTCAACCCGTCCGACTCGATCGTGGACTGGGTGTTGAAGACGGTGCCGACGATGGGCGCGGGCTGGTGTCCGCCGGGCATCCTCGGCATCGGCATCGGCGGCACGCCGGAAAAGGCCATGCTGCTGGCCAAGGAAGCGCTGATGGCGCCGGTGGACATCCACGAGCTGCGCGACAAGGCGGCGTCCGGCGCGGCGCTGACCCGGGTGGAGGCGCTGCGCCTCGAGCTGATGGAAAAGGTCAACGCGCTCGGCATCGGCGCGCAGGGTCTGGGCGGCCTCACCACGGTGCTCGACGTGAAGATCATGGACTATCCGACGCATGCCGCGTCGCTGCCGGTGGCGATGATCCCGAACTGTGCCGCCACCCGCCACGTTCACTTCCACCTCGATGGTTCCGGCCCGGCCAGGCTCGACACGCCGAAGCTGGAAGACTGGCCGCAGGTCACCTGGAAGCCGGACACCAACGTCGCTACCCGCGTCGATCTCGACACGCTGACCAAGGAGGAAGTCGCCTCCTGGAAACCGGGCCAGACCCTGCTGCTCAACGGCAAGATGCTCACCGGCCGCGACGCCGCGCACAAGCGCATCCAGGACATGCTGGCCAAGGGCGAGAAGCTGCCGGTCGATTTCACGAACCGCGTGATCTACTACGTCGGCCCGGTCGACCCGGTACGCGACGAGGTGGTCGGCCCGGCCGGCCCCACCACCGCGACGCGCATGGACAAGTTCACCCGCATGATGCTGGAGCAGACCGGCCTCATCTCGATGATCGGCAAGTCCGAGCGCGGCCCGGTCGCCATCGAGGCGATCAGGGACAACAGGTCGGCCTACCTGATGGCGGTCGGCGGCGCGGCCTACCTGGTGTCGAAGGCGATCAAGGAAGCAAAGGTCGTCGGCTTTGCCGACCTCGGCATGGAGGCGATCTACGAATTCACCGTGCGGGACATGCCGGTGACGGTCGCGGTCGATTCCAGCGGCACCAGCGTGCACGACACCGGCCCGAAGGAGTGGCAGGCCC